The nucleotide sequence TGGGGACTGGGGTTCGATAAGTCTGGAGCACCCGGCTACGTTTGAAACAATGGCGATGGACCCCGAGCTTAAGACAATGATTAAAAATGATTTGGACAGGTTTGTGAGGCGGAGGGAGTTCTATAAGAAGGTGGGGAAGGCTTGGAAAAGAGGCTACTTATTGTACGGTCCTCCCGGCACCGGAAAATCTAGCTTGATCGCGGCCATGGCAAATTATCTCCATTTTAACATATATGATTTGGAGCTTTCTAGCATTTACAGCGACTCGGAGTTGAAGAGGATATTGTTGTCTACTACAAACCGTTCGATTTTgacaattgaggacattgattcCAGCATTGATGTCGAAAATCGTGAATCGGAGGAGCAGCAGCAAGCTTCTAAAACCAAATTGACGCTTTCGGGCCTATTGAACTTTATTGATGGTTTGTGGTCGAGCTGCGGTGACGAGAGAATTATTGTGTTCACTACCAACCACAAGGATCGGTTAGACCCTGCATTGTTGCGTCCCGGACGAATGGACGTGCACGTTCACTTGTCTTACTGCACGGCAAGTGGATTCAAGGTCTTGGCCTCGAACTACCTTGGCATTGGTGACGAAAACCCTCGTAGGCTTTGTGGGGAAATTGAAGGGTTGATAGAGAGCGCGGAGGTGACCCCTGCAGAGGTTGCTGAGGAGCTCATGAAGAGCGATGACGTTGATGTGGTGCTCGAAGGACTTGTCGGTTTCCTCAGATGTAAGAAGGCCGAGAGGCAGCggaaaaaggaggaagaaagtAACCAAATTAAAGATCAGGAAGCAGCAATGCAGCAAACGGATGGTGATGACAATGCTGACGACGACGGCAGGGACTCGTTGGATTCGAAAACTCTGAATCTGATGTAATGGCTTGCGTAACTTGAACGACACAGACGTTAGGGTCTATTTTGCCGTCTTTGGTCAAAAGAATGACTTGTGCCAGTCAAAGAATTCGGTCTTTTTGGTCATATCAGAGAAAGTTCCGTTCGATGCATGAACAGCCAATGAGTTTCCTCCAAGTAGTTGAGTTTCCTTTGATGAGATGGTCCACTGTATACTGAATGACCGAGCATTTATAAATGGAATATATACTCCTGTATATCACATTATTTGAGCTCAATCCTTTCATAGAAATTGGATTTGGATTCTCTTCTGATCAATTATTATGaaccgttagatttttattcAACGATTACAAATAGATGAttcttttaaagttataataattattcaACGATCCACGATAATTGACCAGAAATATCATCTCCATTAGCTCATGAGAGGATCCAAAATCAGTAGAAATCCACCAACTTCTCGCCTTTCTCTGGTCGGATTGTCAAGTTCTGTTCCTTGGGGCTCTTGCCAACTCTAATACTCGCAGCGTTGGAGCTGATTTTCGTGCAGAAATAATTCTCTGCAGCTTCGTAGACAAGGTTGCGCAAAATGCGCGCGTGTACCCTTGTGGTATAGTAAAATCTTTAGTTCATTGGATATAcgaggtttttattaaaaaaaagtgagTAATTTATGTACACCCTATACaaactttattaattttgtccctcagttttccttttatttgtttAGTCTAATAACtagattaaataaatataaaagtaGATATCAAAACCCCCCCATATAAAGTTATGAACTCCAACAAAGTTTACGATCACAGAga is from Pyrus communis chromosome 10, drPyrComm1.1, whole genome shotgun sequence and encodes:
- the LOC137747610 gene encoding AAA-ATPase At2g18193-like, giving the protein MFSFLNLKEMPTNASSLFSAYASFTAFMMLVRTAANELMNLVPDRVRAYIESVLLRLFTPLSASHDLTLVIDENAGMTRNEVYEAADVYLQTKISPSNERLRVSKTPRQKIISLAIEKGQEVIDTFDNIVLKWRYICIESNNNFGGDQKRQFELIFHKRHKDKVVLSYLPYMLDRANAIKEQDKVVKIYTRNSYSHYNDDDNGDWGSISLEHPATFETMAMDPELKTMIKNDLDRFVRRREFYKKVGKAWKRGYLLYGPPGTGKSSLIAAMANYLHFNIYDLELSSIYSDSELKRILLSTTNRSILTIEDIDSSIDVENRESEEQQQASKTKLTLSGLLNFIDGLWSSCGDERIIVFTTNHKDRLDPALLRPGRMDVHVHLSYCTASGFKVLASNYLGIGDENPRRLCGEIEGLIESAEVTPAEVAEELMKSDDVDVVLEGLVGFLRCKKAERQRKKEEESNQIKDQEAAMQQTDGDDNADDDGRDSLDSKTLNLM